In Phaseolus vulgaris cultivar G19833 chromosome 10, P. vulgaris v2.0, whole genome shotgun sequence, a single genomic region encodes these proteins:
- the LOC137814794 gene encoding uncharacterized protein, with protein MDQRVRRGVLKVEGIFASPPVMCKPQLGTPLRLYFTVTEKVISSVLLQEHNQVQKPIYFVSKVLQGPEVRYQAIEKVALAVVFSLRRLRHYFQSFIVIVMTDLPIRKVLQKPDVAGRIVRWAVELSEFDVQYEPRGPIKSQVYAEFVVELSSAATHQEETCFRWVLSVDGSSNQQGSGAGVILKGLDGLLIEQALRFAFKANNKQAKYEALIAGMLLAKEMGAKGLLAKSDSLLVTGPVTVEYQAKDTQMAAYLEYVQVLRETFEVFELVHVPKEQNARTNLLAKLASSGKGGRQRTVFQETLRTP; from the coding sequence ATGGACCAAAGAGTGCGAAGAGGCGTTCTTAAAGTTGAAGGAATATTTGCCAGTCCACCAGTCATGTGCAAGCCACAGCTAGGTACTCCGCTCCGCCTGTACTTCACAGTAACAGAGAAGGTGATCAGTTCGGTTCTGCTGCAAGAGCATAACCAGGTGCAAAAGCCGATCTACTTTGTTAGCAAAGTGTTGCAGGGGCCAgaggtgagataccaggccATAGAGAAAGTGGCTCTGGCAGTAGTATTCTCATTGCgaagacttcgccactacttccaaAGCTTTATTGTAATAGTGATGACAGACCTTCCAATTCGCAAGGTCTTacagaagcctgatgtggcaGGCAGGATAGTGCGATGGGCGGTAGAGCTATCAGAGTTCGATGtgcagtatgagcctagaggcccCATTAAAAGCCAGGTTTACGCTGAATTTGTcgtagagctctcctcggcagCCACACACCAAGAAGAAACATGTTTCAGATGGGTACTCTCTGTAGATGGttcctccaaccaacaaggTAGCGGGGCTGGAGTGATCTTGAAAGGACTAGATGGGTTGCTaattgagcaggccctgcggTTCGCTTTCAAGGCCAATAACAAGCAGGCgaagtatgaggccctgatcgctgGAATGCTGCTAGCAAAAGAGATGGGTGCGAAAGGTTTGTTGGCAAAGAGTGATTCCTTGCTAGTCACAGGTCCGGTCACGGTGGAGTACCAAGCTAAAGACACCCAGATGGCTGCATATCTGGAGTACGTCCAGGTTCTGAGGGAGACGTTTGAGGTGTTCGAGTTAGTCCACGTTCCCAAAGAACAAAATGCCCGAACAAACTTGCttgcaaagctcgccagttcgggcaaggggggcagacagaggacagtttttcaggagaccttgaggacaCCTTGA